A region from the Triticum aestivum cultivar Chinese Spring chromosome 3D, IWGSC CS RefSeq v2.1, whole genome shotgun sequence genome encodes:
- the LOC123076782 gene encoding rust resistance kinase Lr10-like has translation MFKGDFIGMIVLLFHVALLGRYRRHFVRQCPLPSWNRPFNEHKYGPDVSHPEVELAPRAYSFASFVRCSQEVRNNGRYMPVTCMSTSYSFVYVLTGMDSGAVGSLEPSCGYLAMTPLGSRAANASYAETIELMRTGFAVRFPTGGITECLMKLVRERDETNTIEDWALLFFSIELRFWNCVVSVVPLHDNIAWSLGTYIIALAIWLVKCIAVLCRFMLAPIAVLIFLAHKYWKTRITIDAVEKFLLMQQMLGPTRYAYTDITAITNHFRDKLGQGGYGSVFKGVLSPGNVHVAVKMLEGNSNCNGEDFISEVATIGRIHHVNVVRLMGFCPEEMRQALVYEYMPRGSLDKYIFSAKKSFCWDKLMEIALGIARGIHYLHQGCDMQILHFDIKPHNILLDSNFVPKLADFGLAKLYPRDNSFVPSRALRGTIGYIAPEMISRSFGVISSKSDVYSFGMLLLEMAGGRRNVDPNAAHSSQAYYPSWVYDRLTQQEWGEISVHVVDMHELERKLCIVGLWCIQMRSQDRPTMGEVIEMLEGCVEGLEMPSRPLFCDEGHTHTEDTYHLSSELTEISEEDMSENIIV, from the exons ATGTTCAAGGGCGACTTCATTGGCATGATTGTCCTCCTTTTTCATGTGGCCCTCTTAGGGAGGTATCGTCGCCATTTCGTCAGGCAG TGCCCTCTTCCTAGCTGGAATCGGCCTTTTAATGAACACAAATATGGTCCAGATGTTTCACACCCTGAAGTTGAATTAGCACCTCGTGCATACAGTTTCGCAAGCTTTGTTAGATGTTCTCAGGAAGTAAGGAACAATGGTAGGTACATGCCTGTCACTTGCATGAGCACCAGCTATTCGTTTGTCTATGTGTTAACTGGCATGGACTCTGGTGCTGTCGGGAGCCTCGAGCCTTCTTGTGGATATCTGGCAATGACTCCTTTAGGTAGTCGGGCAGCGAATGCAAGTTATGCAGAGACCATTGAACTCATGAGGACCGGATTCGCTGTTCGATTTCCCACTGGGGGCATCACTGAGTGCCTAATGAAGTTGGTACG CGAACGTGATGAAACAAATACTATTGAGGACTGGGCTTTGTTATTTTTTTCCATTGAACTCAGATTCTGGAATTGTGTGGTTTCTGTTGTTCCATTGCATGACAACATTGCTTGGTCCTTAGGCACATATATAATAGCTCTTGCCATCTGGCTCGTGAAGTGCATTGCTG TACTATGCAGATTCATGTTGGCACCCATAGCTGTATTGATCTTCCTTGCTCACAAATATTGGAAAACAAGGATAACAATCGATGCAGTAGAGAAGTTCCTTCTAATGCAGCAAATGTTGGGTCCAACAAGGTATGCCTACACTGACATCACCGCAATCACAAACCATTTCAGAGATAAGCTGGGTCAGGGAGGCTACGGCTCGGTGTTCAAGGGTGTGCTATCACCAGGCAACGTCCATGTCGCGGTCAAGATGCTGGAGGGTAACTCCAATTGCAATGGAGAAGATTTCATCAGTGAAGTTGCCACCATTGGCAGGATCCACCACGTCAATGTTGTGCGTCTCATGGGGTTCTGCCCGGAAGAAATGAGACAAGCACTCGTCTACGAGTACATGCCTCGAGGTTCTTTGGACAAATACATCTTCTCAGCCAAGAAGAGTTTCTGTTGGGACAAGCTCATGGAGATTGCTTTAGGCATTGCCAGGGGTATCCATTACCTGCATCAGGGTTGTGACATGCAGATTCTGCACTTTGACATCAAGCCACACAACATCCTTCTCGACAGCAATTTTGTCCCCAAACTTGCTGATTTTGGTCTTGCCAAACTGTACCCAAGGGACAACAGTTTCGTGCCATCAAGAGCCCTGCGTGGAACAATCGGGTACATAGCTCCTGAGATGATATCTCGGAGCTTTGGCGTCATATCGAGCAAGTCGGATGTTTACAGTTTTGGGATGCTGCTGTTGGAGATGGCCGGAGGAAGAAGGAATGTTGATCCGAATGCAGCGCACTCGAGCCAGGCATACTACCCATCATGGGTGTATGATAGGCTAACTCAGCAAGAATGGGGTGAGATATCTGTTCATGTCGTTGACATGCATGAGCTGGAGAGGAAGCTGTGTATTGTCGGACTATGGTGCATTCAGATGAGGTCTCAAGATCGACCCACGATGGGCGAGGTTATAGAGATGCTGGAAGGCTGtgtcgagggcttggagatgcctTCGAGGCCATTGTTCTGCGATGAAGGACACACCCATACTGAGGATACTTATCATTTGTCGTCCGAGTTGACTGAAATATCGGAGGAGGATATGAGTGAAAATATCATTGTGTGA
- the LOC123076784 gene encoding uncharacterized protein has protein sequence MFKPVLDPPDCVPPQRFDMRLHDIDSSRGMGVQLPGCRHGRLLIMSSRREELIVIAPITGEKLHLTVPSKFKGDCYLDGAVLCAATDHDHVHGSCHLSPFKVVLLSLSIRGPQPAFAHVYSSETGVWSDLISTPTPPKFCHTNSPGSLIGNALYWLCRGADYILKFDFDGRSLAVIRAPPITNDVCYRNGSHQIIQAVDGAVGLAILSHNSHTIQMWQKEVNSQSVNKWFLWQTIEMHNIHGLPAQIEGQKARLIFILGYAEDTDGILLYMDGGVYMVQLKLMQPRKLCEKPPNNHYHSFESFYMPDSLLSFHAYTSTHIH, from the exons ATGTTCAAACCCGTCCTCGACCCTCCCGACTGTGTCCCTCCTCAGCGCTTCGACATGCGACTCCACGACATTGACAGTAGCCGTGGCATGGGGGTCCAACTGCCCGGGTGCCGCCACGGTCGCCTCCTCATCATGTCCTCACGGCGGGAAGAGCTTATTGTAATTGCTCCCATAACCGGCGAGAAGCTCCATCTGACCGTTCCGTCGAAGTTCAAGGGGGACTGCTACCTCGATGGGGCGGTGCTCTGCGCTGCTACTGACCATGACCACGTGCACGGAAGCTGCCACTTGAGCCCATTCAAGGTGGTCTTGCTCTCCTTGAGCATcagaggtccacagcccgccttcGCACATGTTTACTCCTCAGAGACCGGTGTATGGAGCGACCTCATCTCAACACCGACTCCACCTAAGTTTTGTCATACTAATAGTCCTGGTTCACTTATTGGTAATGCACTTTACTGGCTGTGCAGAGGTGCAGATTACATACTTAAGTTTGATTTTGACGGGCGGAGCCTAGCTGTGATCAGAGCGCCTCCCATTACAAATGATGTCTGCTACCGCAATGGCAGCCATCAGATCATTCAGGCTGTGGATGGCGCTGTTGGTCTCGCCATATTGTCTCATAATAGCCATACCATTCAAATGTGGCAAAAGGAGGTCAATTCCCAGAGTGTTAACAAATGGTTTTTGTGGCAGACCATTGAAATGCATAACATTCATGGGTTACCTGCTCAGATTGAAGGGCAGAAGGCAAGGTTAATATTTATACTGGGATATGCTGAGGATACTGATGGAATACTTTTATACATGGACGGCGGTGTCTAtatggttcaactaaagttgatgCAACCTAGAAAACTTTGTGAAAAGCCCCCAAATAATCACTATCATTCTTTCGAGAGTTTCTATATGCCAG ACTCACTGTTGTCTTTTCATGCTTATACTTCTACGCACATCCATTGA